CACAAGTGTAGAACATGGTGCCTATGAATAGTAAACTGGAAAAAGAGAGTATATCGCCATCATTGGCGAGAGAAAGATTTTTTTCACccattccttgactctgaccaccaaaatgGTGTTAAaaatgcacttctgatccttgatcttctgcagtATTTTCTATATTCACTATTTGTACGTCATTTTAAATAAAAGCGCCTGCCAAATGAAAAATACATCTTAAAATTGTTAATGGTAAACGTGGCCAGTAAAGGAATTATGAAGGAGACTTCGTCTTAAGCTTTAATGATTGACTGAGGGAAATCAATTCAATTAATGGTCCTTCAACGTCACCGAATGGCACAAGACGTAGCTGCAATAGGAAATGACACAGGATTTGGAGATACATTTCAGGAGTTGAAGTAGACCAATAGAACGCAATTCAATTGGTATTCCTCCAAAACCACTTTCCATCCTTGCGCGTTAATCATGCTTTTACAGGGCGGCCAGCTCTCTAACAGGGACACGGGCAGACGCCCACGTCAGTCCTTACAAATGCCCCCTCATAATACAATGTATCTACATTGAAGAATAGCTATAGCTTCTTTTAGTACTAGAGTTACTGTTATAAACACACTAGTTTACATTTCATAGTCTCAATAGCTTTACAAATGTTCCATCGTGCATGCAAACTTAATTTCAGAGGCTGATCTAATCAGCCTAGATATTGCGCAGCATTTTGAGCTAGCTTACATGAGCTGGCTAGCTAGACACTATACTATCTGATTCTGAGCCCCGGTCATACCATAGCCCACCCATTAATAAACATTGTGGACCCAGTAGCAACATATGCAGCATTTTATTCGAGAGAAGTAGAGTAAATATTGAAAGACGTTTCTCACCGGTTAGTGAGTCGCTTTTTTTCTGCAAACAATCAATGAAATGCCCATCAATTGGATGACTAATCTTTGAAAAACAGTCTTGTTTCGCCTGTCGTCCCGTTAGCTACCCATATGATGGTAGTAGGCTAACAGCATTGAAACTGCTACCCATCCCAGTACCCACCCCTCTTCGGCAGGTTTGGGCGCCACCTCGTGGTGGGGATTATTAAAAATTGATTTCTTAAAAGTGCGCACTAATGACGGGAAACACggcactccctctcttcttccggTCCGTGCCACAATCGCAAAGAAACCCTTTGCAACATTTTCGCTAAGCCAATCATTACAGGGGTTCTTAAGACCATAGCCAATCAACAATCGCTTGCCTCACTTGTCCCTCCTTTCAGAACTATAAAGCCTTTGTCCCGCCTTGCGAAAGTGCATCCGCAGATTGGCACACACCGACTTCACTTCTGTAGGTCAGCTGCATTGGCATATACAACACCGTACTTCCTACTTGCATTCTGTTATAATAACTGATAATCATGAGGGAGATCGTTCACCTCCAGGCCGGACAATGCGGTAACCAGATCGGCGCCAAGGTAAGAATTTGGAAGAAAGATGGATGGAAGAAGTCATGCACCAGGCCTAGAAATAGCCTGCAGTCTTATTAGATCAGATTCAAAAAAGCGGTCTCACATTTTGTATTTGGACACTAACATTAAAAAGACAATGAAATATAGGATACCTTAAATTTCAAGATGGCAATCGAGTTTTTGAATAGACGTAAAAGAACCGCATGAGACTGATCTCATTGAAATCCAAATGGTAGGGGCGTGTGAGCGACATTTTACCATGCTCATTGTTCGCGCCATTGTCTTTTATGAAATGTAGTACAGTCGAAATGCAAACATTAACTATAAAAATGGACGTCGACGTAAAACTGTTAACTGTCATCGTGATGTACGCATTAATCTTCAAATCAAATAGCCGAGTTTGTGGCCTATATTACCTACGTATGTCCTGTTGCGCATGACATGGCTAACTGCGCACAATAAATCCGTTGTAGACTACGCCCGTGTTTGGCGCGACCTTTTTGTCTCGGCACCGTCTGATGGAATCTTGGTCAATAAATTGTGGGGGTTGGCGACGATTTGTTGTCCCGAATTTTGCCCACTTTAACTCCCAAATGTGATCAAGCTAATTGATCTCAAGATATTAGAGCCATGCGGCTTTAGATGCGAGTGATGACGCAGCTCGGCATTTGTTTCTAGTTGCAGCCAGCTAGATCAAGTATTTTGGGGTGGaaccggggggagggaggtggcgcAGACCCACAAATATAAAGTACTGCAGCAAGAAAGCAATTTTTATATTCGAGTAAAATAAACCATTTCGCCATTATGACCTACTTGCAAACCAGCATATTAGCAATATTGGTTCTCACTACTTTCAAACCAGCATATTATAAGCGATATCGGTTCTCACTACTTTCAAACCAGCATATTATTAGCAAAATAGGTTCTCAGTAATTACCAAGTATACCCTATGAAAGTATAGGTGACCTTTTGGCGTGGCATGAGATAGAAACGCAAGTCACtgcggaggtggtggaggaagggatgagaaaagggcggggggggggggcgcaactCGGATGAGGTCATCTTTTATAATACAATTGTTAATTATAAATGGTAATGTCCATTTACTTATTTTCAAAAATACTTAAGTTGCCTACCATATAAAGGCCTTTTTTCTaatgtgtaaaaaataaatatatatattacaatGGATTAAATGATGAATAATTTATAAGACTTACTGAACGTACTTACTACTAATAAACACATTTCATTTGAAGATGGGCTGGCATGCATGGGCTGGCCATCTTTAAACCCAATCCTAGTAATAAGGGTGTTAGATTATTGGATAGCCATTGTGTAGTTCCTGACCGTGGCTAtgggagtaaaaaaaaaaaaaaaaaagacattccCCCTCCAGATTGGGGTCGGTTATTGAGTTTGTGTGACCGTCTGTGCCAGGCCCTTTACACAGTTTGGGCCAATGTCTCACCCCACCATGTGTGGCCTGGTCCAGTGAGCTTCCAGTGCCTGTATGGCTGGATATGTTTATTCCATAGAGGTGTGCCCTAGTGCATCCTGCTTCCGAGCAAAGGGCAATTTACATGGGTTAAGTGTGACCGAGTCTGACCCATGATTACCTTGTATAGTGGAGCTTGTGCCATAGCACAAGGGCAGTGATTATGCTACCTTCACTCCTTCTTGAAGAGGTATTTAAGGGAGGGTCAATCTCTTGCAGATGTGATTTAAATCATGCTGCTTGGGGTCTTGTGACACCACATAGACTGAGGGCCAATTGTGTGACTGCAGCATCACTGGgcaaaaaataaatgtctaCCAACATGCACTGGCACAAGTTACTGTCAATGATATTATATCTTTATCAGTCTGCTTTTTACCTGCTGAATTTTTCTAATTGAATTTGTCTTGTTGCAGTTTTGGGAGGTGATCAGTGATGAGCATGGCATCGATCCCACAGGAAGTTATCATGGAGACAGCGACCTGCAGCTGGACAGGATTAGTGTCTACTACAATGAGGCTTCAGGTACCTCACACTCCTTCTAGAATACACAGGATCAGTGTTTTACTGTGGCAGGCTTCGGTCACCCAAGTGGTATTGGCCTGCAGTACTgagcgtgttttttttttttctgtaggTGGGAAGTACGTCCCAAGAGCCATCCTGGTGGACCTGGAGCCTGGTACCATGGACTCTGTCCGCTCCGGGCCCTTCGGACAGATCTTCAGACCTGACAACTTTGTCTTCGGTAAGAATGGGCATCAAGCACATAAACGGGCACATTGTGATCCATGAAGGCCTGGCTAGCACAAGTTACAATTGcattttctcccttcctcttcccatAGGTCAGAGTGGAGCAGGTAACAACTGGGCCAAAGGCCACTACACAGAGGGGGCTGAGCTGGTAGACTCAGTTCTGGATGTGGTGCGGAAGGAGGCTGAGGGCTGCGACTGTCTCCAGGGCTTCCAGCTCACCCACTCCCTGGGCGGCGGCACTGGCTCTGGTATGGGCACCCTGCTCATCAGCAAGATCCGCGAGGAGTACCCCGACCGCATCATGAACACCTTCAGTGTGGTGCCCTCCCCCAAGGTAAGCTCAATTTGTTGTCACTTCTTGGATGAGGCAACGTGTACTCTTTGAACGACAGTAAGACTATCTTTCATCTACTTGTGCCATTCATACTTGATATGATACACCTTatttccccctcaccctcaggTGTCTGACACAGTGGTGGAGCCCTACAACGCCACCCTGTCTGTCCACCAGCTGGTAGAGAACACAGATGAGACCTTCTGTATTGACAATGAGGCTCTCTATGACATCTGCTTCCGCACACTCAAACTTAGCACGCCAACCTACGGTGACCTCAACCACCTAGTCTCTGCTACCATGAGTGGTGTCACCACCTGCCTGCGTTTCCCCGGCCAGCTCAACGCCGACCTCCGCAAGCTGGCCGTCAACATGGTGCCCTTCCCCCGCCTGCACTTCTTCATGCCCGGCTTCGCCCCACTCACAGCTAGGGGGAGCCAGCAGTACCGCGCCCTCACCGTGCCCGAGCTTACCCAGCAAGTGTTCGATGCCAAGAACATGATGGCGGCCTGCGACCCCCGCCACGGGCGCTACCTCACCGTGGCGGCCATCTTCAGAGGCCGCATGTCCATGAAGGAGGTGGACGAGCAGATGCTGAACGTGCAGAACAAGAACAGCAGCTACTTCGTGGAATGGATCCCCAACAACGTGAAGACCGCCGTCTGCGACATCCCCCCACGTGGCCTCAAGATGGCAGTCACCTTCATCGGCAACAGCACGGCCATCCAGGAGCTGTTCAAGCGCATCTCCGAGCAGTTCACCGCCATGTTCCGCCGCAAGGCCTTCCTCCACTGGTACACCGGCGAGGGCATGGATGAGATGGAGTTCACTGAGGCCGAGAGCAACATGAACGACCTGGTGTCCGAGTACCAGCAGTACCAGGATGCCACCGCAGAGGAGGAAGGCGAgtttgaggaggaagaggttgaGGATGCCTAGAGACTGGAACACAAGCAGGAGAAGAGGGTGAAGAAAATtagaaaataagaaaatcaAGACACAAAAATGGCAAAACGGACAAAATGACCAAAAAATCATTAAGAATGTAGAAAATGAGTAAGGCGAGGCCCAAATGCATTCCCTGATATGAAGGTTTGAATCCTTAAAATGGCTGGATTGGTTTATGGAAGAGCAAACTGGTAGAATGTGCATGTGATGAAAGGTTGGGAGGATGAAGGGTTGGGAGGATGAATGtacaggacaggaggagggggatcaACTTTACATGACCAAATAAATCTTGCCACAGTATTCATCTTACTGACTGTGATGTGTCATGTATTGTTCTGTCTTAACTCCACAATGATTGGATTAAATTTAAGCGGATCTTTAAGAAGGTTCGAGACCCCGATGATGGAAACCAGCGTCTTACTCATATTATCCAATGttaattgtttttttcattgacTCATGTCCCATATAACTTAGTGTGCAACTTACAAAATAACACTACATCATAGGACCTCTTACTCCTCAACTTGTGGCTCACTGACCTTGAGGTGAACTTGATTTAACTTCTCAGGCACATTGGACTGGTTGTATAGCCCTCATACAAGTGCGTACAC
This genomic window from Hypomesus transpacificus isolate Combined female chromosome 4, fHypTra1, whole genome shotgun sequence contains:
- the LOC124466807 gene encoding tubulin beta chain-like; this encodes MREIVHLQAGQCGNQIGAKFWEVISDEHGIDPTGSYHGDSDLQLDRISVYYNEASGGKYVPRAILVDLEPGTMDSVRSGPFGQIFRPDNFVFGQSGAGNNWAKGHYTEGAELVDSVLDVVRKEAEGCDCLQGFQLTHSLGGGTGSGMGTLLISKIREEYPDRIMNTFSVVPSPKVSDTVVEPYNATLSVHQLVENTDETFCIDNEALYDICFRTLKLSTPTYGDLNHLVSATMSGVTTCLRFPGQLNADLRKLAVNMVPFPRLHFFMPGFAPLTARGSQQYRALTVPELTQQVFDAKNMMAACDPRHGRYLTVAAIFRGRMSMKEVDEQMLNVQNKNSSYFVEWIPNNVKTAVCDIPPRGLKMAVTFIGNSTAIQELFKRISEQFTAMFRRKAFLHWYTGEGMDEMEFTEAESNMNDLVSEYQQYQDATAEEEGEFEEEEVEDA